One window of Novosphingobium sp. P6W genomic DNA carries:
- a CDS encoding rod shape-determining protein, whose protein sequence is MAGVFSRFFKLGSQNMAIDLGTANTLVYVQDRGIVLNEPSVVAIETLNGIKKVKAVGDDAKMMMGKTPDNIEAIRPLRDGVIADIEIAEEMIKHFIRKVHGKKNLFRYPEIVICVPSGSTSVERRAIRDAASNAGASQVYLILEPMAAAIGADMPVTEPVGSMVVDIGGGTTEVAVLSLRGLAYTTSVRVGGDKMDESIVSYVRRHHNLLIGDATAERIKKDYGIAIMPADGIGETIHIKGRDLVNGVPKEITISQANIAEALAEPIGQIIEGVRIALENTAPELAADIVDQGIVLTGGGALIQGLDAYLREETGLPVCVAEDPLSCVALGTGRAMEDPIYRGVLMSA, encoded by the coding sequence ATGGCCGGCGTCTTCTCGCGATTCTTCAAACTCGGCTCCCAGAACATGGCGATCGACCTCGGGACAGCTAACACGCTTGTCTACGTGCAGGATCGCGGAATTGTCCTGAACGAACCTTCGGTCGTCGCGATCGAGACGCTGAACGGCATCAAGAAGGTCAAGGCAGTCGGCGACGACGCCAAGATGATGATGGGCAAGACCCCGGACAACATCGAGGCCATCCGCCCGCTGCGCGACGGCGTTATCGCCGACATCGAAATTGCGGAAGAGATGATCAAGCATTTCATCCGCAAGGTGCATGGCAAGAAGAACCTCTTCCGTTATCCCGAGATCGTGATCTGCGTGCCGTCGGGTTCCACGTCGGTGGAACGCCGCGCCATCCGCGACGCGGCCAGCAATGCAGGCGCCAGCCAGGTCTACCTGATCCTCGAGCCTATGGCCGCAGCGATCGGTGCCGACATGCCGGTGACCGAGCCGGTCGGCTCGATGGTGGTCGACATCGGCGGCGGCACCACCGAAGTCGCGGTACTCAGCCTGCGCGGCCTTGCTTACACCACTTCAGTGCGTGTCGGCGGCGACAAGATGGACGAATCGATCGTCTCCTACGTACGCCGTCACCACAACCTCCTGATCGGCGACGCCACGGCGGAACGCATCAAGAAGGACTACGGCATCGCCATCATGCCGGCGGACGGCATCGGCGAGACGATCCACATCAAGGGCCGCGACCTCGTCAACGGCGTGCCCAAGGAAATCACCATTTCCCAGGCGAACATCGCCGAGGCGTTGGCAGAGCCGATCGGACAGATCATCGAAGGCGTGCGTATCGCGCTTGAGAACACTGCGCCTGAACTCGCTGCTGACATCGTCGACCAGGGCATCGTGCTCACCGGCGGCGGCGCCCTGATCCAGGGCCTCGACGCCTATCTGCGCGAAGAAACCGGCCTTCCGGTCTGCGTCGCCGAAGACCCGCTGTCCTGCGTGGCGCTGGGCACCGGACGCGCGATGGAAGACCCGATCTATCGGGGCGTCCTGATGTCCGCCTGA
- the mreC gene encoding rod shape-determining protein MreC, translating to MAPPANRRSGFSRRAQYSTFFSYTAGVIGAVVGLVLLVVAIVNPGAFALLRGAAADVTEPAAQASAGGRSATRTFFGEVSGFFKTGSEHARLERELAEAKVRLAEAQATKDENRRLKQLLDLRNDDVQPVAYARLVGSTGASTRRFATLGAGADRSVAKGMPIRSPLGLVGRVLEVGASSSRVLLITDTESLVPVRRARDGVSAFAQGQGDGTIRIRLVNLGLNPLRPGDVMVTTGSGGLYRPGTPMAVITKLLRDGAIARVLSNPSDTDYVTVERTWAPAPPPVAEARPGSE from the coding sequence ATGGCACCGCCAGCAAATCGGCGCTCCGGTTTTTCCCGCAGGGCGCAGTATTCGACGTTCTTCAGTTATACTGCCGGCGTCATCGGCGCGGTGGTTGGCCTTGTCCTGCTGGTTGTCGCGATCGTAAATCCCGGCGCTTTTGCGTTGCTGCGCGGGGCTGCCGCTGACGTAACCGAACCCGCCGCACAGGCGAGCGCCGGTGGCCGCAGCGCGACGAGGACTTTCTTCGGCGAGGTTTCCGGCTTCTTCAAGACCGGAAGCGAACACGCCCGGCTGGAACGAGAACTCGCGGAAGCCAAGGTGCGCCTTGCTGAAGCGCAGGCCACCAAGGATGAAAATCGCCGCCTCAAGCAGTTGCTGGACTTGCGCAACGATGATGTGCAGCCGGTTGCTTACGCACGCCTCGTTGGCTCCACCGGTGCCAGTACGCGGCGTTTCGCCACATTGGGCGCCGGCGCGGATCGCAGTGTTGCCAAGGGTATGCCTATACGCTCGCCGCTGGGCCTCGTCGGCCGCGTGCTCGAAGTCGGCGCGTCTAGTTCCCGGGTCCTGCTGATCACCGACACCGAAAGCCTGGTCCCGGTGCGCCGTGCGCGCGATGGCGTTTCCGCCTTTGCGCAAGGCCAGGGCGACGGCACCATCCGCATCCGCCTCGTCAACCTGGGGCTCAACCCGTTACGTCCCGGCGACGTAATGGTGACCACGGGATCGGGCGGCCTTTATCGCCCCGGCACGCCGATGGCCGTCATCACCAAGCTGCTGCGCGATGGCGCCATCGCCCGCGTGCTCAGCAATCCATCCGATACGGACTACGTGACCGTTGAAAGGACTTGGGCACCTGCGCCGCCCCCCGTTGCCGAAGCCCGGCCCGGGAGCGAATAG